GCGTTGGTTCGAGGGTGTGCCCAGCCCGGTCAAGCGCCCTGACCTGACCGACATGGTGATCTTCCGTGAAAACTCCGAGGACATCTACGCCGGTATCGAGTTCGAGAACGGCACCGAAGACTGCGAAAAGCTGAAGGCTCTGCTGAAGGAAAACTTCCCCGGCCCGTTTAGCAAGGTTCGCTTCCCGGACACCACCGGCCTCGGCATCAAGCCCGTCTCCAAGGAAGGTACCTTCCGCCTGGTCAAGGCCGCCATCCAGTACGCGATCGACAACGAACGCGACTCGGTGACCCTCGTCCACAAGGGCAACATCATGAAGTTCACCGAAGGCGCCTTCCGCGACTGGGGCTACCAGTGCGCGAAGGAAGAGTTCGGCGCGACTGAGCTCGACGGCGGCCCGTGGTGCTCCTTCAAGTCGCCCAAGACCGGTAAGGACATCATCATCAAGGACGTCATCGCCGACGCCATGCTGCAGCAGATCCTCACTCGCCCTGCCGAGTACGAGGTGCTGGCCACGCTGAACCTGAACGGTGACTACATCTCCGACGCGCTCGCAGCCTGTGTGGGTGGCATCGGTATCGCTCCCGGCGGTAACATCAACTACACCACCGGCCACGCCATCTTTGAGGCTACCCACGGTACCGCCCCGAAGTACGCCAACCAGGACAAGGTCAACCCCGGCTCGGTCATCCTCTCCGGCGAGATGATGTTCCGCTACATGGGCTGGACCGAAGCCGCTGACCTCATCATCAAGGGTGTGAACGGCGCTATCGGCAGCAAGACCGTGACCTACGACTTCGAGCGTCTGATGGACGGCGCGAAGCTGCTCAAGTGCTCCGAGTTCGGTGACGCTATCGTCGCCAACATGGACTAAGGCACACTGCCGCGTATCCACGATACCTTTACAAGCCAGCCGGTTCTCCGGCTGGCTTTTTTTTGTGCGCGGGTGGGGTGGCTACAAGGCCTTCGCCATCATCCACACGGCCATCGCGATCATCATCAGGTTTTCCGTCAGCGAGATGAAACCGAGTGGCACACTGCTGTCACCGCCTACGCAGGCACATTTCAGGTCGCGCTTTTCGACGTAAACGGCTTTGATAATCGATACAGCCCCAATCCCGCTTGCGATGAGCACCACAGGGGCGACGATCCACGTCAGCAGGCCTGCGATCATGAGTATGCCGCCTCCCGCCTCGATGAAGGCGTAGAGATACGCGTAGGGCACATAGCGTTGGGCTACGAGGTCGTACTGGACAAAGCCGGTGGCGTAGCCTTTTAAGTCCTGGAGTTTCTGAATGCCGAGTGCACACATACTGAAGGCGATAAACAGCTCAAGGATGCGTATGATATTCAGCGCCCCGAGCATGGCCCAGGTCGTGGTCAAAGCCATCAGCAGGGTGACTGCGAAGATGGCAATGACTGGCTGATAGGTTTCGCCTTCTTTCGGGTCTGGGCTTTTGCCAAGGTGTTCTCGCAGTTCGTCGTAGCCCCCGAGGTGCTTTCCTTCGATAAAGATTTGCGGAGTTTCATCGTACCCATGCTCCTTCTGGTAAGCCTTGTTGGCGTCCATTGATTCGAGGTGGTGGTCGTCTACCCGATAGCCGTTTCGCTTGAGTAGATCGAGTGCCTTGATGCCCCAGGGACACAGGTGGTCGGGCGTTACCATTCGGTAGATCGTGGCATTCTTTTTCATGGTAAATCCGTTGGTTTAATCGTTCGTTGGCCCGCCGAATCTCTCAGGGGCGGGCTGCTTTGTATGAACTACTATAACGCAGCCTGAGCGTTATTTCCAACGGATCACCGGATCGACCGCAGTCACGGACCCGGTTTTAAACAGCTTTACGCAAGCTGTGCCCGTCCAGTTTCCACCCCGTAAATGAGGCTCGTAAGACTACGCCTCAGCAGCTTTGTCGGGCGGCGTTTCGAGTGAGCTGTCACCGCCATTGGTGAGCATGGGCAGGTACTTGACCTTGGCCAGACGCCAGGCGACCACAAAGAACGCCGTCAACGGGATGGCGAGGATCATGCCGAGGATGCCGTTCAGGGCGGTGCCCCAGAAGAAGATCGCGATGATGATGACCATCGGGTGCAGTCCGGTGCGGTCGCCCATGATCTTCGGGGTCAGGAAGTAGCCCTCCAGCGCCTGCACGACGGCGAAGACGATCAGCACGTAGATGATGGTGTTCATCCCGCCGTCGGCCTGCAGATAGCCGATGGGCAGGGCCATCCCCAGCCCGAGGATGGTGCCGAGGTAGGGGATGATGTTGAGAAAGCCCATGGCCATCCCGATGAAGAACCCGAACTTTAGCCCGGCGATGGTGAAGCCGATGGCGTAGCAGAGGCCCATGATCAGCCCGATCACGATTTGCCCACGGAAGAACGAAACGATGATGCCGACAAACTCGCGTACGAGGAAGACCAGGTCGTCACGGACTTTTTCGTTGAGGAAGACCAGCTCGTGCTTGAGGTCCTGCGAGAAGTCGCGGTTGCTCAGCAGGAGAAAGAACAGATAAACCGGAATGATCGCCGTCTGGGCCGAGATGGAGAAAAAGGTGAGCAGGCCCTGTCCGGACTTTTCGATCAGCCCGACCATGCTCCCGGCACTGTTTTTGACCATCTCCAGGAGGCGGTTGGCCAGCTCGCCGCTCTGGTCCATCATCTGGTTCCATTTTTGCTCCCCGAAGATGTCCTTACCGATGGTCATCAAGTCGGGGAACTTACTGCGGATGCCCTCGACCAGCCCCGTGATCTGGTCGGGAAGTGTCTGGAAGAAATGGATGATCTGCTTGTCAAACAGCTCGACCACCGCATAGACGCCCGCTCCGAGGATGAGGATGGCCAGCGCATATAAAACAAGGATCGAGGGGATGAGCCCGATATGCAGCGTGCGGCTGATGAGGCCGACTACCGGGCGCAACAGCATGGCCAGAATGCCGGCTACGGCCAGGGGCCAGAGGACACCACTAAAGGTGCCGACAAAGAGCTTTAGCAGGTAGAAGCACAGCAGGACGACCGCGCATAGGAAAACAACACCCAGGGCGGTGAGGGCGGCGACGACGATGCGCTTTTGCAGATCACTGAAAACTCTTTCCGGCTGCTTCTCACCCATGGAGGAGAGGATGCCGAGGGTATCTGCCGTGTCGAGGTTTTATATCACACCCGAGCCCCTGCCGGGTTGCACCCGGGGGCTCTGAGGCCTCCGCTTGGAGCGTCGGCCTGGACAACGGCGACTGACGCCGGCTCAATCGAACTTCACACAGCCTGCGCAGGCAGGGTGCGAAACTTGTAGGCGAACTACTATTTACTGTGAGCGATGTGGCAGAGCCCCATCAAGATGTGCAGCATCTAAGGCGAAGGGCATTGCCCTTTAGTCGTCTTCGTAGTTATCGGCGAGGCCGAGGTCGCGGCGGACTTCGGGCTCTTCGGCCAGGGCGTCCTTAAGCTCTTCCACGCTGAAATCGGCCACCATGAAGTCGCCGTATTCGAGGGTAGGGGTCTTTGTCTGGCCGCTAACTTCGATCATGCGTTGCATGTTTTGCGCGCTCAGATTGACGTCGCGCAGGTCGACCTCGATCGCGTGTTTCTGGAAGAATGCCATGGCCTCGCGGCACCAGGGGCAGCCTCGCTTGATATAGAGTATGGGGTGTTTGGACATGACGTTCAGGCGTTGAGATTGAATGACTTAAACCAATCACGGCAAGTCATTCGCCGCAACTCTTTTCGGACGATTTACGGGTGCTAAACAAACGCTGCTTGGCCTTGCGGTGAGCGCGAAATGAGGGCAGGTTATTCCTTTTGTTTAGAGCCGAGGGGAAGCATATTTGCACGAGACGATGAGCCAGATAGAGAGTCAGCCCAACATCCATATCAAGGGGGCCCGCCAGCATAACCTGCGCGACCTCGAGCTGCACATCCCGCGCGGGCAGCTCGTGGTCATCACCGGTGTATCCGGCTCGGGTAAGTCCACGCTGGCCTTTGACACGCTCTATGCCGAGGGCTACCGCAAGTACATGGAGAGCCTCTCGGCGCGCGCCCGGCAGTACCTGGACCAGCTACCGCGCCCGGATGTGGACTTTATCCACGGGCTGCCGCCGGTCGTCGCCATCGAGCAGCGCACGATCACCGGCGCGAATCCGCGCAGCACGGTCGCCACGGTGACGGAGATCGCCGACTATGCCCGGCTGCTGTGGACTGTCTGCGGGGAGCAGTTTGATCCGGTGGACGGCGCGCCGATCGAGCGGCGTTCACTCGACGAGTGCATCGCCCGCATCTATGAGGAGCCGGAGGGGAGCCGCCTGATGCTGCTGGCCCCCGCGCTCACGGCGAAGCCCGCTGTCCTGCGCGAGGAGCTGCCCCGGCTGCGGCAGAAAGGCTTTCTGCGCGTGCGTATCGACGGGGAAATACGTGAGCTGGCCGACGACAAGATCATCCCCTCCGGCAGCCGTGAGATTCCGGTCGATGTCGTGGTGGACCGCATCGTCCTGGCCCCGGACCAGCGCGGGCGTATCGCCGACTCGCTGGAGCTGGCCTTCCGCGAGGGCGGGGACCGTGCGGTTGTCATGGTGCAGCATGACAGGGAAAGCCCGTGGCATGAGTTCAAGCTCAGCCAGGCGCTGGCAGGCACACGCTCAGGCATCGTGTACGAGCCGCTCTCGACGCGCTCCTTTTCGTGGAATAGCCCGGAGGGCGCCTGCCCGACCTGTGGCGGCCTGGGCCAGACGATGCAGTTTAGCGACGAGCTGGTCATCCCCGACCCGGAGAAGACCGTGCGGGGTGGGGCGGTCAAGCCCTGGCGCCTCGGCTCAAAGGCGATGATCATCAAGCGCAACGCCATCCTCAAACAACTGGCCGAGCAGCTACCCTTTGACCCGAAAGTACCCTGGAGCGAACTGCCGGAAGACGTCCGCCATACGATCCTGCACGGGGCCGGTGATCGACTCTTTTCCTTTAAGCTCAAACCCGGCAATACCAAGCCCGAGGCCCTGCCGTTTGCGGGGGTCATCGCGGACCTTGAGGAGTCGCGCCGCACGACCAGCAGCGATGGCTTTCGAGCGCGGCTCATGGCCTACCAGGTCACCTCGCTGTGTCCGGACTGCAAGGGGAGCCGCCTGAACGCCCGCGCGCGAAACGTCCGCGTCGAGGGGGTGTCTTTCACGGACTTTATCGGGCTGGGGATCGAGCGGGCACGCGAGTTTATCGAAACGCTCAGCCGTGGCGGAGACAGATACAAGTCGGCCGCCGACGCCGTGCGCGGTCTGCGTGAGCGGCTCGGGTTCTTGTCCGAGGTCGGGCTGGAGTACCTGACGCTCGACCGTGGCTATGCCACGCTCTCTGGCGGCGAGGCCCAGCGTGTGCGTCTGGCCACTCAGCTCGGGATGGGGCTCGTTGGCGTGGCCTACATCCTCGACGAGCCGAGCATCGGCCTGCACCCGGTGGACAATCAGCGCCTGATCGAGACGCTCACCGGCCTGCGAGACCGTGGGAACGCCGTGCTCGTGGTCGAGCATGACGCTGACACCATGCGTGTGGCCGACCAGTTAATCGAGCTGGGGCCCGGCGCGGGCGATACCGGTGGCGAGTTGATCTTTCAGGGGACGGTAGAGGAGTGCATCGCCTCCCCGCGTTCGCGCACCGGCCCGTACCTATCCGGTAAAAGCGAGATCATGCGCGATGCGCGTCCGCTCGATCCGCGCCACGGCCACCTCACGGTAATCGGTGCGCGCGAGAACAACCTGCGCGACCTCAATGTGGGCTTCCCGCTGGGGCTGCTGACGGTCGTGTGCGGCGTTTCCGGTTCGGGTAAGAGCACGCTCGTGAACGACATCCTGGCGCGCGCGGCGGCCTTTAAGCTCAATGGCGCAAAGGCCATCCCCGGCCTGCACAAGGAGATCGACGGGCTGAACAATTTCAAAACCGTGGTGCGCGTGGATCAGGAGCCGATCGGGCGCAGCCCGCGCTCGAACCCGGCTACGTACGTGAAGCTTTTCGATCAGTTGCGCGATCTCTTCTCGAAGTGCCCGCTGGCCAAGGTCCGTGGCTACAAGCCGAGTCGCTTCAGCTTTAACGTGCGCGGGGGGCGCTGCGAGAAGTGTCAGGGCGACGGCCAGATCAAGCTCGATATGCAGTTCCTCGGAGACGTGTTCGTGGAGTGCCCGAGCTGCCGTGGTCAGCGCTATAACCGCGAGACGCTGGAGATCCGCTTCAAGGGCTACAACATCGCCGAAGTCCTCGACATGACGGTTGAGGAGGCGATGCGGCACTTCCGCAACCAACCGAAGATTTTTGAAAAGCTCTCCACGCTGGCAGCGGTGGGCCTCGGCTACGTCAAGCTCGGCCAACCCGCCAACACGCTCTCCGGCGGGGAGGCCCAGCGCATCAAGCTCTCGCTCGAGCTTTCGCGCCGCCAGCAGGGGCAGACCCTGTACCTGCTCGACGAGCCCACGACCGGCCTGCACTGGGAAGACATCCAGAAGCTGATGGACCTGCTCTTCCAGCTCCGGGACGCCGGTAACACCGTGGTCATCATCGAGCACCAGCTCGATGTCATCGCGCTGGCTGACTGGCTGATCGAGCTCGGCCCCGGCGGCGGTAAAAACGGTGGCCATCTGGTCTTTGAAGGAACCCCCTGCGATATGGCGCACGCCGAAGGCTCGCCCACCGGTGCCGCTCTGCGTGCCGCCGGACGAGGGTAGGGGGTGGGAGCTTTTTTCCGGGGCTGCGCGCCCCACGCCCCGCTGTGCGTGACCACACTGGACATTGATGGGGCGACGCCCCATCGCTCACTGCGTTCGCTGCCCCAATAACAGGCATCTCCTATGGACTATGTCCTGAGGTGGCGACCCAGTTTTGATGCTCTGCTCAGCGATTACGTGAACCAGCAAAGCTGGTTCACGTAATCGCTGACACGATGCGTAGGATCGAAAGTGCAGCCCTCGGCTGCCGCGGGGCGTGGGGGCGCGGAGCCCCCAGAAAAAAAGAAGCTCGCTATCGGACGTTGCCAAGGGCGGGGTGAGGTGTCAGGGTGGCCGGTTCATGAAACCGCAGAAGAGAAAGCCGGGACGCAAGCCGGTGCCAAGTGAACTGCGCCACCGGATCAACGCCGGGCGGGTCGCGGTGAAGAACCAGATTGCATTTTTTGAAGGCCAGTTCGGGCAGGTCGAGAGCCAGTGGAAGGAAGACGATACCCGCGTGACCTTTGCCGACTTCGCGATTTCAGAGAAGGTATTTACCGAGCTGCGTCGCTCCTTCCCGCACGACGACTACTGCAGCGAGGAGTCCAACCCCGAGGACGAGGTGATGCAGCTTGAGGCCGAGTATGCCTGGATCATCGACCCCATCGACGGGACGAATAACTACGCTCTCGGCGTACCGATGTGCGGCATTTCTCTGGCGCTGCTGCGTAATGGCGAGCCGATCTACGGCTATATCTACGACTTTTCCCGCCGGGTACTCGTCCAGGGGGGCGAAGGCGAGGGCGTGCTCGATGGCACCCAAAGGGGGCGCGTGATCACGGATGAGCCGACCCCTCACAGCCACTTTGCGACGAACTTTCCCTACTCACCCGAGGACCTGACACGTATGCGCCCGCTGTTTGAAAAGTATCGGGTGCGCTGCTTCGGGAGTGCGGCGTTGAACCTCACCTACACCGCTATCGGTAAGCTGGCCGCGTGCGTGGACTTTCGGGTCAAGCTGTGGGATGTGGCTGCAGGGTTCGCGCTGATCAAGGCGGCGGGCGGGGAGATCGTCTATCTGGACGAGCCGCTGTTTCCCATCGACAGCTTTCACGTGCACATGCCACCCGTTCGCTACGTGGCGGGGAGCCCGGCCTTTTGCCGTGTCGTGAAAGAATGCTACGAAGCCTCTGCCAAGAGCGAGTAGCAGGTACAGGCCTGTACCGGTAACCAAAAAACGCGGCTTAATGGCGTGCCGCGTATAGGTCTTTAGTCTTTAAAGGCGAAACTCTTGCGGATCAGGTCGAAGCCCGGGAAGGCTGCGTCCAGGTCATCCGCATAGTACAGCTCTGTCACGAGAATGCCGCGCTGGCCCATGGTGGAGACAAAGATGCGTGCGCCACCGGGGAGGAACCCGGCGATCTTGCCCTTGAGGTGAACCCCCTGGCCCTCGAACTGGCCCCAGTTATTGAAGCTGTCACGGGAGTAGGTCTCGATCATCGGCCCGTCCAGCGTCGTGAGGATGCTGAACATGATGTCGTCGGCGTCCGTATTGGCGTCGGGAACAAAGAGCTTGATCGTGATGTAGGAATCCCCGTTGGCGACCTCGATCGTGAACAGGTGATCCGCATCGTAATCATCCTGACTGGTGGCGATGTGCCAGCCGGTGGGATAAGTCAGGGTAAAGGCAGGGCGGTCGATGGTCGAAATTTCATCTGCCGACCAATCCTCCTGGAGGATATTAAGTGCAAGGTGACTCGCAGATTCCAGTTGGAGCGAGGCGATGGAGCCGGCTTGAGCTGTGAGAGCAACGGCCAGCACTGACAGAGAAGATAATATTTTTCCTAACATCAAACCTAATGACTTGTTGTAGCCGACGTTATACGACGACCCTAGCGCATGTCACGCAATTTCCGTACCAGTATAGATAAAGGAGTGACCTCATTTAATGGATTTGTCAACCCGTCAAAAGAGGGATGCTCCTAAAATAAAATACAGTCTATACAACTATACTGTGTAGCAGGTGCCGGGGGCGGGATCTATGATCTGATAGGCGGCCTCATCCTGCTCCAGTTGCTCATGGAACCAGCTGCGTGCCTCGGGATCGCCATGAGTCAGGACAATGGCGCGCGGCTCGCACTTACGGGCAAAGCTGAGCAGCTCCTCGCGGTCGGCATGACCGCTCAGGTCGAAGCGCTCGATCGTAGCCCGTACGGGGGTGACATGGTCGAGGGTCTCGAAGACAAAGGACTCGTCCTGAGGGGTTTGCAGAAGCTTCCCGCCGGGGGTGTCCGGGTCGCAGTAGCCCACGAAGCACAGGGCGTTGTGGGGGCTGCCCAGCAGGGACGCAGCGATGGCATAGGAGGGCGTGTTCTCGACGAGCATGCCACTGCTAACCACAAAAAGCGTGGGCTTGGAGGGCGGCTTGCCGGGCGCAGGAGCGCGCTTGAGGGCCTGCACGCCGAGGCGTTTCAGGACATTGCGCCGGAACTTTACCGCCCCGATCTTGCGGGCGATAACATCAAAATAATCCACCAGATCGAGGCCGAGCCCGGAGCAGACGACGGGGACTTTGGGGATGTCGCCTTTTGTGCGGGCCTCGTCGAGGATGGCGAGGATCTCCTGCATGCGCCCGAGGGCAAAAGCCGGGATGAGCACGGAGCCGCCATTTTCCAGCGTGCGGCTGACGGTCTGGATGAGGCGGGCGACTTCCTCCTCGCGCCGGGTATCGTCGGTGCGACGGGTCAGGCCGCGGGTCGTTTCCATGACCAGAGTGTCAAAGGTCTCGTCCGGGAAGGCCGCACCGGGTAGGGTCTTTTGGTCCCCGAAGAGCACGTCCCCGGTGAAGAAAATCGAGCGGTGCTTGTAGGTGAGCTTGATCGCGGCAGCGCCGACGATATGCCCGGAGGGGTAGAGGGTGACCTGCACCTCTTCACCGCCCTTGGCAAAGGTGCGGGAGTGCCCGTAGGGCAGGGCAAACATGATGGGCTCCAGCCGGTCCAGCTCGGCAAAGGAATACAGCGGGTACTCGGGGATGCGCTGCTCATCACGCTGACGGCGCATGACGTTGCAGGAGTTGCGGAGCATGCGCACGGCCAGCTCCTGCGTGGGGCGGCTGAGAATGATCATCGCCTCGGGCTGGTGGCGCAGGGCCACGGGCACGGCCCCGAGGTGGTCCAGGTGGCAGTGCGTCAGGATGAGCGCGTCGATGCTGTTGGGGGCGAGCTTGTCAAAATCGGGCAGGGTCTCGCGTCCGACTTTTTTCGGGTGAATGCCCGCATCTATCAGAAAACGGAACGGTCCCAGTTCGACCAGAAGGCAATTTGCTCCGATGCCTCCGTGCGGGTTCAGGTCTGTCAACTTCATGAAAAGCGGGAAAACCTAACGGTTGCGACCCGGTAAGGCAATCCCCCTCTTCGCTGAAAATGAGAAAGCCTTCTCGCCCTAAGCCTAGAAGGCTGGCTCACCCGCCGGCGACGATGCGGACGATTTCGAGGTTGTCGCCGTCTGCGAGGGTGGCCTTGAGCGTTTCGGAGGGGGTGAGAGCCTCGCGGTTGCGCTCGACCACGACGCGCTCCGGGGCCAGCCCGAGCGAGTCGAGGAAGTCCGGCAGCGTGGTGGCCGTTTCCAGTACGTAGGGTTTACCGTTGGCGGTGATGTGGATTTTGTCGCTCATGATCAGGGGAAAGTTTTTCTGTGTTTCAGGTTGAGGTGTCCGTGGTGACGAGGGCGCGGTCGAAGTCCTTCCAGACGGCTTCGTAGCCCTGGCGGCGAATCATGGCCGCAATCTCAACCGGCGGGCGCTCATCGGCAATATGAAACTGCTCGCCGGGCTGGTCGCCTTCGGGGACCCAGGTGTCTTCGTTGAAGTTTTCGTAGCCGCCGGGCTCGGTGCTGGAGCCTGCGCTCATCAGCGTGACGCCGACCTTGACGAGGCCGTCGCGGAGCTTGGGAGACTCGCGAGTGGAGAGGGTGACGCCGACCTGCGGGAGGAACATCCGCAGCGCGCAGATGACCTGCACCATTTGCCGGTCGCTCATGCAGAACTCCGGGTTAGGCTCATAGCCGCCAGCGGCAGGCCGCATGCGCGGGAAGCTGACCGAGACCTGGGCTTTCCAGCACTTACGCAGCAGGTGGTGGGCATGGGCTGCGGCGGCCATCGTCTCGTGCCGCCAGTCGTAGAGCCCGTAGAGAGCACCGATACCCAGCCGCCGGAACCCGGCCTCGTAGCCGCGCTCGGCGGTATCGACGCGCCAGGCGAAGTACTTTTTCGGGCCTGCCTTGTGCATCACCTCGTAGGTGGGCTGGTGGTAGCTTTCCTGGTAAACGATGAGGCCTTCGGCTCCGGTCTGGACGAGCGGCGCGTAGTCGGCAGCGTCCATCGGCCCGAGCTCCAGGGCGACGGAGGGCATGTGCCGGAGCCCGGCCTTGATGCACTCGGCCACGTAGCCGTTGGAGACATACTTGGGGTGCTCCCCGGCCACCAGCAGCAGCGAGCGGAAGCCCTGACGGGCGATCTTGGCGATCTGCTCCTCGGCTACGTTGACCGGGATGGTCAGGCGCGGGATGTCATTGTGCCGCGAAAAGCCGCAGTACGTGCAGACGTTGACGCACTCATTGGAAAGGTAGAGCGGCGAAAAAAGCCGGATCGCCTTACCGAAGAAGCGCTGCGTCAGCCGCTGCGAAATCGCAGCCATGGTTTCGAGATACTCACCGGCTTCAGGGGAGGTGAGCAGGGCAAATTCTTCCAGCGTCTCGGCGCGTCCCTTGCGGATGATCTGCTCGATGCGGGCACGGTCACCGTGGCGCGAGCGGTAGGCGAGCTCGCTGATCGGCAGCCGCTGAAGGCTCTCGGAAAAGGTTCCAACCGGCGCTTCGGCCGGGGTGTGGTACTTGGCAGGTCTGGCCATGATCGATTAATTGTAAACGAGGCGCGGCGAAAGGCAACGCCTTTACAGAAAGGATTCTCAAAATTCTACGGTCTGGAATGGCGGGGGCTTACTTCGCCCACTGCTCATAGACGGCGCGGACATCTTCGTAGTCCTCCTCCAGGGAGAGGGCGTTTTGGGCGCGTTTGAGGGAGAGGCGGGCGTAGTGCTCAGCCATGTCCTTCATCTCCGGATCGATAGCGGCGAGGGCGCGGAATGCCTTTTGCAGGCGGATCATGACCTCCCGCATGGACGCGCCGTCCCGTGAGATACCGATAAAGGCGTCGTCAAAAAGGGACTCAAGCTGCACAGCTGGGGCCTCCAGCCGGTCGTAGCGTTTATCTGTCTCGGCATCAGCTTCCTCCTCGGGGTTTCTCCAGAGGTGAAGCAGGCGAACGAGCTGACCCACGACCTGGATGGCCGTGCCGGGGTCATTGACGGAAGGTGAAAGCGCGCGGCTGGCAATCTCCGAGAGCACCACGAATCCGAAGCGGGGGTCCTCGTCGAAGAGGCGCTGCTCGCCCAGGCGGAAAGCCTGCCCGAGCCGCTCCAGGTCTTCCTCGGCGATGGCTCGCTCGGGCTTGCCCATGATGCGGGCGACGACGCGGTCCGGCGTGATAAAGGCACCCGGCAGCACATTCAGGCGGATCTTCAGGTCAGCCTTGTCAGCCCAGCGTTGCAGCAGGCTGAAGTCGATCCACTGCAGGTAGCCGATGCGCGGTACGCGGACCTCGACGCCCTCGGCGGATTCCTCCTCAGAGGCACCATGCCAGAGCCACGAGCGCTGGTAGCGGGTGATGGCACGGGTGGTGGCGGCTTCGACTTTTTTCAATGTCATGGCGAGCCGCCCGAGCCGGGCAATGCGATCCACCCACCGGATGAAGGTGATGACCACGACCCAGAAAACCGCCAGCGTCAGGATCAGCAGAAAGAAGCGACCCGCGCCGCTGTAGAAGCCGTTCATCAGCGCCAGGACGGCGATGACCGAAAACAGAAACGCCCCGATGAAGGTGGAGAGCGCGTTCTGGGAAACGTCGTCGGCGATGATCAGCGAAAATGACCGCGGAGTCGCCGTCTGGCCTGCCGATGAGTAGGCGGAGACCATGGCCCCCACCGCGAAGACCGCGACAGCCAGCATCCCTGTGTTCAGGACGCCCAGCAGCACCTCCAGCGACTCGCGGCTGATGTCAGGCACGAGGCTCGCATCCACCCAGCGTCCGAGCAGGTAGGCGACAACGGTCCCCATAAAGGAGACGACGCACATCACCAACGGTCTGACCCAGAGGGCCTCGGACAGGCGGTTGCGGATAAACTGAAGGGTACTTAGCATGCGGTGGGGCGCACCCGCACAGGCGGGTGAAACACTCTTAATCCAGAAACGCGGTCAACGGGCTCGTGGCAACGGCCTGGCTGGACCGCGGGCCGAGACCCATCTCGTAGGCGGCTCGACCGGCCTCCACGGCGGTGGCAAAGGCCTTGCCCATGCGGCAGGGATCGGCGGCCACGGCGATAGCGGTATTAACCAGTACGGCGTCGGCACCCATTTCAAGTGCGGCAGCGGCATGTGAGGGCGTACCGAGCCCGGCGTCTACGACGACGGGGACGCGTGCCTGCTCGATAATGATCTCGATCTGCGCACGGGTTTCCAGCCCGCGGTTGGAGCCGATAGGAGCTCCCAGCGGCATGACCGCGGCGCAGCCGATGTCTTGCAGGCGGGCGGCCAGCACGGGGTCGGCGTTGATGTAGGGCAGCACGGTCCAGCCTTCTTCGACGAGGACTTTGGCGGCCTTGTAGGTCTCGATCGGGTCGGGGAGCAGGTAGTTGGGGTCCGGGTGGATCTCCAGCTTGATCCACTGGGGCAGCCCCGCAGCCAGCGAGAGGCGCGCCAGGCGGAGCGCCTCATCGGCGTCCATAGCTCCGGCGGTATTGGGCAGGAGCAGATAGCGGTCGGGCTCCAGAAAGTCCAGGATGTCGGCGAAGGGGTCGGCCTCGGACTCAAGGTTGGCACGCTTGAGGGCGACGGTGACCAACTCGGTACCGCAGGACCGCAGCGCATCGCGCATGGCGGTGTTGGAGGAAAACTTGCCGGTGCCGACCAGCAGGCGGGAGCCGAAGCTCCGGCCGGCGATCACGAGCGGCTCGCAGGATAAGGATTCTTGTGTCATTGCTAGGGCCATTACAGGTGGCAAAGTCCGCCCGGTGTAACGCCAGAGCTGCCTGTCGAGATGGCGAAACGCCATTTTTACCGTCAACGGGCAGCATACAGCCTTGTCTTGGGCGGGCTGATCCGTGAAAGAGTAGACGTTCATGGAGAAAAAGCAAGAGGGTCTGCGTGTAACGTGGCTAAGTGTCTGGATGAAT
This genomic interval from Ruficoccus sp. ZRK36 contains the following:
- the icd gene encoding NADP-dependent isocitrate dehydrogenase; the protein is MSEKITIENGTLIVPDKPVLPFIEGDGTGPDIWNASVRVFDAAVEKAYGGSRKIEWLEVLAGEKAFNQTGDWLPQATLDAFKEYLVGIKGPLTTPVGGGIRSLNVALRQILDLYVCLRPVRWFEGVPSPVKRPDLTDMVIFRENSEDIYAGIEFENGTEDCEKLKALLKENFPGPFSKVRFPDTTGLGIKPVSKEGTFRLVKAAIQYAIDNERDSVTLVHKGNIMKFTEGAFRDWGYQCAKEEFGATELDGGPWCSFKSPKTGKDIIIKDVIADAMLQQILTRPAEYEVLATLNLNGDYISDALAACVGGIGIAPGGNINYTTGHAIFEATHGTAPKYANQDKVNPGSVILSGEMMFRYMGWTEAADLIIKGVNGAIGSKTVTYDFERLMDGAKLLKCSEFGDAIVANMD
- a CDS encoding AI-2E family transporter, whose translation is MGEKQPERVFSDLQKRIVVAALTALGVVFLCAVVLLCFYLLKLFVGTFSGVLWPLAVAGILAMLLRPVVGLISRTLHIGLIPSILVLYALAILILGAGVYAVVELFDKQIIHFFQTLPDQITGLVEGIRSKFPDLMTIGKDIFGEQKWNQMMDQSGELANRLLEMVKNSAGSMVGLIEKSGQGLLTFFSISAQTAIIPVYLFFLLLSNRDFSQDLKHELVFLNEKVRDDLVFLVREFVGIIVSFFRGQIVIGLIMGLCYAIGFTIAGLKFGFFIGMAMGFLNIIPYLGTILGLGMALPIGYLQADGGMNTIIYVLIVFAVVQALEGYFLTPKIMGDRTGLHPMVIIIAIFFWGTALNGILGMILAIPLTAFFVVAWRLAKVKYLPMLTNGGDSSLETPPDKAAEA
- a CDS encoding glutaredoxin family protein, with the translated sequence MSKHPILYIKRGCPWCREAMAFFQKHAIEVDLRDVNLSAQNMQRMIEVSGQTKTPTLEYGDFMVADFSVEELKDALAEEPEVRRDLGLADNYEDD
- a CDS encoding MauE/DoxX family redox-associated membrane protein, translating into MKKNATIYRMVTPDHLCPWGIKALDLLKRNGYRVDDHHLESMDANKAYQKEHGYDETPQIFIEGKHLGGYDELREHLGKSPDPKEGETYQPVIAIFAVTLLMALTTTWAMLGALNIIRILELFIAFSMCALGIQKLQDLKGYATGFVQYDLVAQRYVPYAYLYAFIEAGGGILMIAGLLTWIVAPVVLIASGIGAVSIIKAVYVEKRDLKCACVGGDSSVPLGFISLTENLMMIAMAVWMMAKAL